The following are from one region of the Rhinoraja longicauda isolate Sanriku21f chromosome 3, sRhiLon1.1, whole genome shotgun sequence genome:
- the zcchc9 gene encoding zinc finger CCHC domain-containing protein 9 isoform X2, with the protein MTRWARANNIHKKKLSEATPWCQMKQNGSSSGAIPNYKGVKNPLPKHGNRPQPPKRKESEWYHKKQEYLSEDVNGFEDYLKQNGQVLRKGLLVSVESEEISGDTELALKKDQRREVRRLKRQAHKKSAMICFHCRKAGHGMDECPEMDKDEQEMGSGICYRCGSTEHELQKCRAKIDPALGEYPFAKCFICGETGHLSRSCPDNPKGLYANGRCCNVCGSVEHFQKDCPDHQNMSNFGLTVGRWKKGMSADYEEVLVTSNIHKTKHKAPKIVNF; encoded by the exons ATGACCCGTTGGGCTCGCGCTAATAACATCCATAAAAAGAAACTCTCAGAAGCAACACCATGGTGTCAGATGAAACAGAATGGTAGCTCAAGTGGAGCAATACCAAATTACAAAGGGGTTAAAAATCCACTAcccaagcatggaaacagaccacaaCCGCCTAAACGTAAGGAAAGTGAATGGTACCACAAGAAACAAGAGTATCTGAGCGAAGATGTTAATGGGTTTGAGGATTACCTAAAACAAAATGGTCAAGTTCTCCGCAAAGGACTATTGGTGTCAGTGGAAAGTGAAGAGATAAGTGGTGATACAGAACTGGCCCTGAAAAAGGACCAGAGAAGGGAAGTCAGAAGATTGAAGAGGCAAGCACACAAAAAATCTGCCATG ATATGTTTCCACTGCAGAAAAGCAGGACATGGAATGGACGAATGCCCAGAAATGGACAAAGATGAACAAGAGATGGGAAGTGGAATCTGTTACCGCTGTGGTTCCACAGAACATGAGCTCCAGAAATGCAGAGCAAAGATTGACCCTGCTCTag GAGAATATCCATTTGCTAAATGTTTTATTTGCGGTGAAACTGGACATCTTTCAAGATCCTGTCCAGACAACCCAAAGGGACTATATGCAAATG GACGTTGTTGCAATGTGTGTGGCTCAGTGGAGCACTTTCAGAAGGATTGCCCAGACCATCAGAACATGA GTAATTTTGGTTTAACTGTCGGCCGATGGAAAAAAGGAATGAGTGCTGATTACGAAGAAGTCCTAGTCACATCAAATATACATAAAACTAAACATAAAGCTCCAAAGATTGTCAATTTTTAA
- the zcchc9 gene encoding zinc finger CCHC domain-containing protein 9 isoform X1, which translates to MSHRRVQKTEGPYRKKRMTRWARANNIHKKKLSEATPWCQMKQNGSSSGAIPNYKGVKNPLPKHGNRPQPPKRKESEWYHKKQEYLSEDVNGFEDYLKQNGQVLRKGLLVSVESEEISGDTELALKKDQRREVRRLKRQAHKKSAMICFHCRKAGHGMDECPEMDKDEQEMGSGICYRCGSTEHELQKCRAKIDPALGEYPFAKCFICGETGHLSRSCPDNPKGLYANGRCCNVCGSVEHFQKDCPDHQNMSNFGLTVGRWKKGMSADYEEVLVTSNIHKTKHKAPKIVNF; encoded by the exons ATGTCACATAGGAGAGTGCAGAAAACTGaag GCCCTTACAGAAAGAAGAGAATGACCCGTTGGGCTCGCGCTAATAACATCCATAAAAAGAAACTCTCAGAAGCAACACCATGGTGTCAGATGAAACAGAATGGTAGCTCAAGTGGAGCAATACCAAATTACAAAGGGGTTAAAAATCCACTAcccaagcatggaaacagaccacaaCCGCCTAAACGTAAGGAAAGTGAATGGTACCACAAGAAACAAGAGTATCTGAGCGAAGATGTTAATGGGTTTGAGGATTACCTAAAACAAAATGGTCAAGTTCTCCGCAAAGGACTATTGGTGTCAGTGGAAAGTGAAGAGATAAGTGGTGATACAGAACTGGCCCTGAAAAAGGACCAGAGAAGGGAAGTCAGAAGATTGAAGAGGCAAGCACACAAAAAATCTGCCATG ATATGTTTCCACTGCAGAAAAGCAGGACATGGAATGGACGAATGCCCAGAAATGGACAAAGATGAACAAGAGATGGGAAGTGGAATCTGTTACCGCTGTGGTTCCACAGAACATGAGCTCCAGAAATGCAGAGCAAAGATTGACCCTGCTCTag GAGAATATCCATTTGCTAAATGTTTTATTTGCGGTGAAACTGGACATCTTTCAAGATCCTGTCCAGACAACCCAAAGGGACTATATGCAAATG GACGTTGTTGCAATGTGTGTGGCTCAGTGGAGCACTTTCAGAAGGATTGCCCAGACCATCAGAACATGA GTAATTTTGGTTTAACTGTCGGCCGATGGAAAAAAGGAATGAGTGCTGATTACGAAGAAGTCCTAGTCACATCAAATATACATAAAACTAAACATAAAGCTCCAAAGATTGTCAATTTTTAA